In Marinobacter sp. es.048, the following proteins share a genomic window:
- a CDS encoding PLP-dependent aminotransferase family protein — protein sequence MGILYNQVADQLQGLIHEGVYRDGERLPGVRMLSRQFGVSISTILQAHQTLEARGFLQARERSGYFVRLPTVDAPEPVMRRHRSSPVPVSAREMTLDLCADEQKRMVPLATAIPHPDYLPLRQIQHSTLWAARRGLETLDYAFPGKESFRRQIAQRMATLGVPVTPDDVLATNGAQEAIILALRAVTQPGDIVAVESPSFPGILQALEVVGLKVIEIPTHPSEGLSLEGLQLALEQWPLKACVVVTNHSNPMGAQMSDERKKQLVSMLAAAAVPLIEDDIYGDLHHTGDRPKPAKAFDRADNVIYCSSFSKTISPGLRLGWMVPGRHMASARQHKYFVNLATSSIPQMAVAHFLEQGRYDRYLLSARQHYRESTERMRTAVARAFPEVTAVSRPQGGFVLWVQLPDGVSGTDVYQRARAEDINVAPGLMFSTADKYENCLRLNSANPWSERIEQAVARLGVLAHDVQVGKR from the coding sequence ATGGGCATTCTCTACAATCAGGTGGCGGATCAGCTTCAGGGTCTGATTCATGAAGGGGTGTACCGGGACGGCGAACGGCTACCGGGCGTGCGAATGCTGAGCCGGCAATTTGGCGTGAGTATCTCGACCATCCTTCAGGCCCACCAGACCCTGGAAGCACGGGGTTTCCTGCAGGCCCGGGAACGCAGCGGCTACTTTGTACGTTTGCCGACCGTGGATGCACCTGAGCCGGTGATGCGCCGGCATCGCAGCAGTCCCGTACCGGTCAGCGCCCGGGAGATGACCCTGGACCTGTGCGCCGACGAACAAAAGCGTATGGTGCCTCTGGCCACGGCGATTCCCCATCCTGATTACCTCCCGCTCCGGCAGATCCAGCACAGCACGCTCTGGGCGGCACGAAGGGGCCTGGAAACACTGGACTATGCCTTTCCCGGTAAGGAATCGTTCCGGCGGCAGATCGCCCAGCGGATGGCAACCCTCGGGGTGCCGGTAACGCCGGATGATGTGCTCGCCACCAACGGTGCCCAGGAGGCGATCATCCTGGCACTCAGGGCGGTGACCCAGCCCGGGGACATTGTGGCGGTGGAATCGCCGTCTTTCCCCGGCATCCTACAGGCTCTGGAAGTGGTGGGGCTGAAGGTTATCGAGATCCCGACCCATCCCTCCGAAGGCTTGAGCCTCGAAGGTTTGCAGCTGGCACTGGAGCAGTGGCCCCTGAAAGCCTGTGTGGTGGTGACCAATCACAGCAATCCCATGGGCGCCCAAATGTCGGATGAGCGTAAGAAGCAGCTGGTTTCCATGCTGGCGGCAGCGGCTGTTCCGCTTATCGAGGACGACATCTACGGCGACCTTCATCACACCGGGGACCGGCCCAAACCGGCCAAAGCCTTTGATCGCGCGGATAATGTGATTTATTGCAGCTCGTTTTCGAAGACGATTTCACCGGGCCTGCGGCTTGGCTGGATGGTGCCGGGGCGACATATGGCCAGCGCCAGACAGCACAAGTATTTTGTGAACCTGGCAACGTCGTCGATTCCCCAGATGGCGGTGGCGCATTTTCTGGAGCAGGGCCGATACGATCGCTATCTGCTGTCAGCTCGTCAGCACTATCGAGAGTCCACAGAACGAATGCGCACAGCTGTGGCCCGGGCATTCCCGGAAGTTACGGCTGTGAGTCGACCCCAGGGTGGGTTCGTACTCTGGGTGCAGCTGCCCGACGGCGTTTCCGGCACGGACGTATACCAGAGGGCCAGGGCGGAAGATATCAATGTGGCACCGGGGCTAATGTTTTCCACCGCCGATAAATACGAAAATTGCCTGAGACTGAACAGTGCCAACCCCTGGAGTGAACGTATAGAGCAGGCTGTAGCCAGGCTGGGGGTGTTGGCGCACGATGTCCAGGTCGGCAAACGTTAG
- a CDS encoding PhzF family phenazine biosynthesis protein: MTLPIYQVDAFTSDVFGGNPAAVMPLGQWLPDNLMLSLAMENNLSETAFFVPLPAGEDADFHIRWFTPGTEVPLCGHATLASAWVIFNKLGWDKEQIRLRSKSGPLSVRQAEDGWLVLDFPNLAYEEQPTPAMVREALEGVPDNAFFVPNDTNYMVVLKDEESVRSAQPDLRKLKQLGNQGLIITAPGTDCDFVSRYFAPGAGIDEDPVTGSIHSVLVPYWSDKLGKTQLDARQVSARGGVLRCELKGDRVDIAGQAAFYMEGSVFLR, from the coding sequence GTGACTTTACCCATCTATCAGGTTGATGCGTTCACCAGCGATGTGTTCGGTGGCAATCCGGCGGCCGTCATGCCGCTGGGTCAGTGGCTGCCAGATAACCTCATGCTCTCGCTTGCCATGGAGAACAACCTCTCCGAAACAGCCTTTTTCGTGCCTCTTCCGGCCGGCGAGGACGCAGATTTCCATATCCGCTGGTTTACGCCGGGCACAGAGGTGCCACTATGCGGCCACGCCACCCTGGCCAGCGCCTGGGTCATCTTCAACAAACTTGGCTGGGACAAAGAGCAAATCCGTTTGCGCTCCAAAAGCGGCCCACTCTCCGTCCGACAGGCAGAGGATGGCTGGCTGGTATTGGATTTCCCGAATCTGGCCTACGAGGAACAGCCCACGCCCGCCATGGTTCGGGAAGCCCTGGAAGGTGTGCCAGATAACGCGTTCTTTGTTCCAAACGACACCAATTACATGGTGGTTCTGAAAGACGAAGAATCGGTGCGATCCGCCCAACCGGATCTGCGCAAACTCAAGCAACTGGGCAACCAGGGGCTGATCATCACCGCACCTGGCACTGACTGCGATTTCGTGAGCCGATATTTCGCTCCTGGCGCCGGCATTGATGAGGACCCGGTAACCGGTTCCATTCACAGCGTACTGGTCCCCTACTGGTCAGATAAGTTGGGCAAGACACAACTGGATGCTCGTCAGGTCTCCGCCCGGGGCGGTGTACTTCGTTGCGAGTTGAAGGGGGATCGGGTCGACATCGCCGGCCAGGCGGCCTTCTACATGGAAGGCTCCGTCTTCCTGCGT